In one window of Episyrphus balteatus chromosome 3, idEpiBalt1.1, whole genome shotgun sequence DNA:
- the LOC129913310 gene encoding uncharacterized protein LOC129913310, producing the protein MEQKPSFFKIVATKENGKYLLSAVPRSWEENGSLMWPPRKLKDKAIKNLWDPPGTAAEGWTQHKCQVKRSYIPTYGEALKEIRAMSDMSDTTDCEGSSSCRSFLPIKTAHVRKPGPKSKNPDDERFNFNEYQPTAVTSSNKNNKPNSQDQFENDENDENQCLSEEKGCDLAVKEIPNATAKFQLEGTIASLVNEVCKLQIRMEHCITLQEQIFQKVNGTCGVSDPVDAVFAPIENLKDLQAFEGNLANKDFQENMLRKFSSICGPKSGQRGDNVCYRVVDSLFSRKLFTLVSWSGVSRTKKNESFSRFTNTFHFFLNLIKKSDSTYTEAELKDFFQKIINNSKRRYESTLSDTSKRMSSSKHYVPKQKILKKSSGEDVESEPMDKKRSGEDVESEAMDIEVEQNLEVLSDEILIDSIISYESDEAE; encoded by the exons ATGGAACAAAAGCCAAGCTTCTTCAAAATTGTGGCCACGAAAGAAAATGGCAAATACCTTTTGTCGGCAGTTCCCCGCTCATGGGAAGAGAACGGGAGTTTGATGTGGCCCCCACGTAAACTTAAGGACAAAGCGATCAAAAATTTATGGGATCCTCCCGGTACTGCCGCCGAGGGTTGGACTCAACATAAATGTCAGGTAAAAAGATCTTACATACCGACCTATGGGGAGGCTCTAAAAGAAATCAGAGCCATGTCGGACATGAGCGACACTACCGACTGCGAAGGCTCGTCCAGCTGTAGGTCATTTTTGCCAATCAAAACTGCTCATGTTCGAAAGCCTGGCCCAAAGTCGAAGAACCCTGACGACGAGCGGTTTAACTTTAATGAG tATCAACCAACAGCAGTTACAAGCagcaataaaaacaacaaaccaaATTCCCAAGATCAATttgaaaatgatgaaaatgatgaaaatcAGTGTCTCTCGGAAGAAAAGGGTTGCGATTTGGCTGTTAAAGAGATTCCAAACGCTACAGCTAAATTTCAATTGGAAGGAACGATTGCCTCCCTAGTAAACGAGGTATGTAAGCTACAAATACGAATGGAGCACTGCATAACACTGCAGGAGCAAATCTTCCAAAAAGTCAACGGAACCTGCGGCGTAAGTGACCCAGTCGATGCAGTTTTTGCACCAATTGAAAACCTTAAAGATTTGCAAGCCTTCGAAGGCAATTTAGCCAATAAggattttcaagaaaatatg ttgcgaAAGTTTTCTTCAATTTGTGGGCCGAAAAGTGGACAACGCGGAGATAACGTCTGCTATCGAGTAGTCGACTCGTTATTCTCCCGCAAACTTTTTACTCTAGTGTCGTGGTCTGGAGTATCACGgactaaaaaaaacgaaagctTTAGTCGTTTTACAAACACATTCCattttttccttaatttaataaaaaagagcGATTCGACTTACACAGAGGCAGAGTTAAaagattttttccaaaaaataataaataattccaAGCGACGTTACGAATCCACATTAAGCGACACAAGTAAAAGAATGTCATCTTCTAAACATTAtgttccaaaacaaaaaattttgaaaaagagctCGGGGGAAGATGTTGAAAGTGAACCAATGGATAAAAAGAGGTCGGGGGAAGATGTTGAAAGTGAAGCAATGGATATTGaagttgaacaaaatttggAGGTGTTAAGCGATGAAATCCTCATCGACAGTATAATTTCGTATGAATCGGACGAAGCAGAATAG